From Staphylococcus sp. M0911, a single genomic window includes:
- a CDS encoding sodium:proton antiporter, with product MIFDLPLMLMIVVFLALGIFSQWLANKIKWPSIVVMAIVGLLVGPVLGFANPKEAMGADVFSPIVSLAVAIILFEGSSNLDFRELRGISKAVIRMITVGAAIAWILGAVALHYILDFPLSVSLVMGGLFLITGPTVIQPLLKQAKVKKNVDSILRWESIILDPIGPMLALTAFYVFQIIDDGISFLVIVQFFLKIVCVIIIGFGASFLFNWLIKHDLIPQSLMPPIQLVFILLIFSICDEILAESGLLSVTIFGLMMARNKRHDLMFKESDHFIENASSILVSTVFILIASSLTKDVLLNVLSWQLVVFSIVMILLVRPISVIVSTFRTEISKRERASVALMAPRGIVVLTVAQFFSSLFMDDGVKMAQYITPVTFGLVFITVVIYGFSFTPLSKLLGVASNEPPGVIIVGESEFSFHICSMLKEHGIPVMMFNLFENTSEKAHQEGFEVFKGNLLSSNDRIYSDLLRYNKCILMTKSFIFNSLAFNELVPEFGLNNVDMMPVSFNDEQARNNMNGPIRNHILFDENHTPRWFDQYITQHNIIEVPAERYDDIIHKDMLIYYISESKKVTFKRSQRTLPKEDHGVYGILKNVYND from the coding sequence ATGATATTTGATTTACCTTTAATGTTAATGATTGTTGTATTTTTAGCGTTAGGTATTTTTAGTCAATGGTTAGCAAATAAAATTAAGTGGCCATCGATTGTTGTGATGGCCATCGTAGGGTTATTAGTAGGTCCAGTGCTAGGCTTTGCAAATCCGAAAGAAGCAATGGGGGCAGATGTCTTTAGTCCTATAGTATCGCTCGCTGTAGCAATTATTTTATTTGAAGGAAGTAGTAACTTAGACTTTAGAGAACTTAGAGGTATTTCTAAAGCGGTTATTAGAATGATTACAGTAGGAGCAGCAATTGCATGGATTTTAGGTGCAGTGGCCTTACATTACATTTTAGACTTTCCATTATCAGTGTCACTAGTGATGGGTGGTTTGTTTTTAATTACAGGTCCAACTGTGATTCAACCACTATTAAAACAAGCTAAAGTGAAGAAAAATGTGGATTCGATACTACGTTGGGAAAGTATTATTTTAGATCCGATAGGGCCAATGTTAGCATTGACAGCCTTTTATGTGTTCCAAATTATCGATGATGGTATTAGCTTTTTAGTGATTGTGCAATTTTTCTTGAAAATCGTATGCGTTATTATTATTGGATTTGGAGCGTCTTTCCTATTCAATTGGCTAATAAAACACGATTTAATTCCACAAAGTTTAATGCCACCGATTCAACTCGTATTTATTTTATTAATTTTTAGTATTTGTGATGAAATCTTAGCTGAATCTGGATTACTTTCTGTCACTATTTTTGGATTGATGATGGCACGTAATAAACGTCATGACTTAATGTTTAAAGAATCAGATCATTTCATTGAGAATGCATCATCTATACTTGTATCGACCGTATTTATATTAATCGCATCATCATTAACGAAAGATGTTTTATTAAATGTACTTTCATGGCAACTCGTGGTGTTTAGTATTGTGATGATTTTACTTGTAAGACCGATATCCGTTATTGTCTCTACATTTAGAACTGAAATATCAAAACGGGAGCGAGCAAGTGTAGCCTTAATGGCACCAAGAGGGATTGTAGTATTAACAGTAGCGCAATTCTTCTCAAGTTTATTTATGGATGATGGCGTTAAAATGGCGCAATATATCACACCAGTAACATTTGGATTAGTATTTATTACCGTTGTGATTTATGGATTTAGCTTTACACCATTAAGTAAATTATTAGGTGTTGCTAGTAATGAACCACCCGGTGTGATTATTGTTGGTGAAAGTGAATTTTCATTCCACATATGTAGCATGCTTAAAGAACACGGTATCCCAGTGATGATGTTTAACTTATTTGAGAATACGTCTGAAAAAGCACATCAAGAGGGATTTGAAGTCTTTAAAGGCAACTTATTATCCAGTAATGATCGAATATATTCAGATTTATTAAGATATAACAAATGTATCTTAATGACGAAGTCCTTTATTTTTAATAGTTTAGCATTTAATGAACTTGTACCAGAGTTTGGTTTGAATAACGTTGATATGATGCCAGTATCATTCAATGATGAACAAGCCCGCAATAATATGAATGGCCCAATTCGTAATCATATATTATTCGATGAGAACCATACACCAAGATGGTTTGACCAATATATAACACAACATAATATTATTGAAGTGCCAGCAGAAAGATACGATGACATTATTCATAAAGATATGTTAATTTATTATATTAGTGAAAGTAAAAAAGTGACATTTAAACGCAGTCAACGCACATTACCAAAAGAAGACCACGGAGTTTATGGTATTTTGAAAAATGTGTATAATGACTAA
- the aldA gene encoding aldehyde dehydrogenase, whose product MTNQLFINNEFIESNSNETMDVINPATGEKIDTITFATKDEVNQAIEKSKQAQLEWEKIPQPTRAEHVKLLIPLFEQNKDELAQLYVKEQGKTLAEAQGEIDKSIQFIDYMTSLSMSNKGEVLQNSVENETIQLTKKPIGVTAGIVPWNAPILVLLRKVIPAIVTGCSVIIKPSEETTLLTLRLAQLFKASTIPAGLVQIVPGTGETVGTQLARHKDIQLISLTGSMRAGKAVFENAASTVKKVNLELGGNAPVIVTPNANIDKAVEYIVTARIKNAGQVCTCPERIFVHEDIHDTFVDKVTEKMKSLTVGDPLDDKTDFGAIINETQLNSIDEKVQEAVQNGAKLVLGGHKLDRPGYFYAPTVLDHVKQTDAVFKEEIFGPVLAITTYQNFEQVIDDANDTNAGLSSYIFSNDLSEVMTATERLKFGEVYANCEAEEVVNGYHAGWRESGLGGADGIHGFEEYYNTTVSYIRYQ is encoded by the coding sequence ATGACGAATCAATTATTTATTAATAACGAATTTATTGAAAGTAACTCGAATGAGACGATGGATGTGATTAATCCAGCTACTGGAGAAAAGATAGATACCATCACATTCGCGACAAAGGATGAAGTCAATCAAGCTATCGAAAAATCGAAACAAGCACAATTAGAATGGGAAAAAATCCCACAACCTACCCGTGCCGAACATGTTAAATTGCTTATTCCTCTATTTGAACAAAATAAAGATGAGCTAGCTCAATTATACGTTAAAGAACAGGGTAAAACATTAGCTGAAGCTCAAGGCGAAATCGATAAATCCATTCAATTTATTGATTATATGACCAGTTTAAGTATGAGTAATAAAGGCGAAGTATTACAAAATAGTGTAGAAAACGAAACAATCCAACTCACTAAAAAACCTATTGGTGTCACAGCTGGCATTGTGCCTTGGAATGCACCTATCTTAGTATTACTACGTAAAGTCATACCTGCTATCGTAACAGGTTGTTCTGTTATCATTAAACCAAGCGAAGAAACAACGTTACTCACATTACGTTTAGCTCAACTATTCAAGGCATCTACCATTCCTGCAGGACTAGTTCAAATTGTACCAGGCACAGGAGAGACAGTAGGGACTCAATTAGCACGACATAAGGATATTCAACTTATCTCACTAACTGGTAGTATGCGTGCTGGTAAAGCTGTATTCGAAAATGCAGCAAGCACAGTTAAAAAAGTCAATTTAGAGCTTGGTGGCAATGCACCAGTGATTGTTACGCCAAACGCTAATATAGATAAAGCTGTAGAATATATTGTCACTGCACGTATTAAAAATGCAGGACAAGTATGTACATGCCCTGAACGAATTTTTGTGCATGAAGATATCCACGATACATTTGTAGATAAAGTCACAGAAAAAATGAAATCTCTTACAGTCGGCGATCCATTAGATGATAAAACTGACTTCGGTGCGATCATCAATGAAACCCAATTAAACAGTATTGATGAAAAAGTACAAGAAGCAGTGCAAAATGGCGCTAAACTTGTATTAGGTGGTCATAAACTAGATCGTCCTGGTTACTTCTATGCACCAACAGTACTTGATCATGTTAAACAAACAGACGCTGTCTTTAAAGAAGAAATATTCGGACCTGTTTTAGCTATCACAACTTATCAAAACTTTGAGCAAGTCATTGATGATGCTAATGACACTAATGCAGGACTATCTTCATATATCTTTTCTAATGATTTATCAGAAGTCATGACAGCTACGGAACGACTCAAATTTGGTGAAGTATATGCCAATTGTGAAGCAGAAGAAGTCGTGAATGGCTATCATGCCGGTTGGAGAGAATCTGGTCTTGGTGGTGCCGATGGTATTCATGGTTTTGAGGAATATTACAACACGACCGTGTCTTATATTAGATATCAATAA